Genomic segment of Arachis stenosperma cultivar V10309 chromosome 4, arast.V10309.gnm1.PFL2, whole genome shotgun sequence:
AATGtaagagagagagggaaagggaGAAACCGTGAGTTTAACTAAACGTACATTTTCTGAAAATTTCAGAGCTCTCAAAACGGGGTAACACTTCCACTTCTTGTTTCTGTAGGGCTGTACAATGCAGACCTGTTCCTTGGTCTGTTCTCCTCCAACTGCCTCACAACTTCTTCCATGCTCGGCCTAACTGCCGCCACCGGTGCGCAGCATCCCATCGCCAGCTTCAGTGCCTGCACCATGCCATCTTCCATCGGACTTCTTATTCCTTTCAAGAGCTCCACATCGAACACTTCCATTGTTGTCTCTTCCAAAACCGCCACTTTCACCATCGCAGGCAAGTCAACAAACTCTCCATTTCTTCCGTTTTTCCCTGGCTTCTTCCCAATCAAAATCTCCAGCAGCAGTATACCAAATGCATAAACATCAGTCCTGGAATTGCATTTCTTCATTTTTTGAAGTTCCGGAGCCTTGTAGCCGTCTGCCCGAGCAAGTGCTACCATTTCGTCGGCTATGGAAGGAACCATCAGCTTATCAAGGCCAAAATCAGTGACCCTCGCAACAAAGAAGTCGTCCACTAGCACATTTTTGGATCTTACATTCGCATGAGTGATCGGTACATCAAGTCCTGTATGAAGATAGGCCAGCCCTCTCGCTATTCCCAATGCGATCTTGTGTCGCCTAGCCCAGTTCAGCACTGGTTTTCCTGCTTTAGTTTCTGTAGAAAAGCAAAATTACAGCAAAATGGTCAACACTCAATTCCAAGCAACAACATAACTATTGAAATCACCAAAGCCCGTTTAAGgtttacttcttttttttcatctCAACTTTCACTTAAACTCCCATCTGATGTAGAAGAACTGGAATCATCAAGAATCATCCGGCGATGACAAAGAGTGATCCTACTGATAGGCACTATGAACTATCTTATTTGAGGTACAGGACACAGAATAAGCATAAACTATTTTATGATATTAATCCAGTTTATTAGGATATGACAAACATTACCTTAAGAAAATTGTTATTACAAGAATATTATTAGATCAAGAATGACATACAGAAGTCACAAAGTTATGCACAAGACATAAATACAGGCTCTTGATTCTCTCTATGTTTTAAGCTGAATAGAAAAGCTAGTAAATGATTTAACTGTCGTCCAAGTTAAAAGTCTTACATGTCATTGATTTGAGAAATTAACAGgataatttctcttctcttttctagGCTGAGAAATCGTATGTAATTTTATTCTAGCACTGGAACACTCCGAagggttatatatatatatttcagtTTGAACCAATCCAATCAAATTAGATACAAagtatgaaaaagattttagtATGATGAGGATTCTAACTGTGTAAACTTGAGAGTGAAGTGGCAGTGCAATATGAAACATCATTTATGCAAGTGTTTATGTATATAGTCCTTACCATGAAGAAGCTCATGAAGGGTTCTAAGAGGAAAATAGTCATAAATAAGGAGCTTCTCGCCTCTCTTCCCCTGATAGAAGGCTCTCAAAGGAATCAAGTTCTCATGACGAATCTTGCCCAACTGCTTTATAACTGGCAAGCACGAGTTCCTATCCTTGCAGCTACCTTCCCTCAACAACCTCAAAGCAATGGTGCTCCCATCAGCAAGCTTCGCCTTATAAGCAGTCCCATAACATGTCTTCTCCATGACTTGTCCAGTCGCATTCAACACATCATCCAACGTCAAATTCTCGCCGCCGCTGAATATCATAAGCTTCCCTTCCCCCCCATCACCATCACCAgccccaccaccaccaccattctCATCATCTTCCTCTTCGTCATTCAACTCATCTTCACTCTCTCCGCTAcccttcctcttcttgttctgcatataaccaatcaacaaagaagCCAAAACAACTGCACTAGTCATAAGACTAATAACTATGCCAGCAACTGCACCAGAACTCAGTGCAGAGTTTCTGGTGCAACTTCTCAAAGGTGGTCCACACAAGT
This window contains:
- the LOC130976217 gene encoding putative kinase-like protein TMKL1, which gives rise to MAVLNAFSLSFFFLVFVTFVVSISSEPLPQPVVSSTDVELLLFKIKSSLQGNTNGEENLVLSSWNSSVPLCQWRGLKWIFFSGTPLSCTDLSSPQWTNLSLHKDPSLHLQSLQLPSANLSGSLPRELGEFPLLQSLYLNINSLKGTVPLEIGYSTSLSDIDFGDNLLTGQIPASIWNLCDRLVSLRVHGNSFSGNVPEPALPNSSSCKSLQFLDLGDNRFSGEFPEFVTKFGGLKQLDLGNNMFVGSIPQSLFGLKLEKLNLSHNNFSGVLPIFGQNKFGVDVFEGNSPDLCGPPLRSCTRNSALSSGAVAGIVISLMTSAVVLASLLIGYMQNKKRKGSGESEDELNDEEEDDENGGGGGAGDGDGGEGKLMIFSGGENLTLDDVLNATGQVMEKTCYGTAYKAKLADGSTIALRLLREGSCKDRNSCLPVIKQLGKIRHENLIPLRAFYQGKRGEKLLIYDYFPLRTLHELLHETKAGKPVLNWARRHKIALGIARGLAYLHTGLDVPITHANVRSKNVLVDDFFVARVTDFGLDKLMVPSIADEMVALARADGYKAPELQKMKKCNSRTDVYAFGILLLEILIGKKPGKNGRNGEFVDLPAMVKVAVLEETTMEVFDVELLKGIRSPMEDGMVQALKLAMGCCAPVAAVRPSMEEVVRQLEENRPRNRSALYSPTETRSGSVTPF